CCTTCAGGGTGACTTTGTTCTCAGGATCTGGTTTGGGTGTCGGTTTAATCCATTCCTCATCGCATGCGGTAAGGAACCCCAAGAGGCACAGGCCGCAGATCGCCAGCCTGGCATTCATTGTCTTTTTCATACACTGTCTTGATTACGTTGTTGTGTTATACATAAAGAGGCGTCGGGAGGGAGGTGTTGGCCTCCCGACAGGGGCAAAAGTAGTTCTGAAACACTCAATCAATCTTCGGAGAGGCGTAGGCTGACAGGGCAACCGCACCCGAATAGCTGCAAACTTGGGGCACTTCTTTGCTCTACATAGCCCTACGGAAAGGAGAACTACGTGTGGTTTTAATCTCCGTACCCCTACGGAAAGGAGAACCACGTGTGGTTTTGATCTCCGTACCCCTACGGAAAGGAGAACCACGTGTGGTTTTAATCTCCGTACCCCTACGGAAAGGAGAACCACGTGTGGTTTTGATCTCCGTACCCCTACGGAAAGGAGAACCACGCGTGGTTTTGATCTCCGTAGATGAGCAGACGGTTGGGACGTAGTGGTGAAGTCTTGATGTGGTTACGCTGTAGACATGCGGCAAGTCACCAAGGGCCGCGGCCATTTTTTTCTACTTTTGCCGCCGACATTTTTCACAAAAAGACAAGGTTAAAACCTCCACAAACATGAACTTATTGAGAGAGAAGCTGGCGAAATACGACGCCCCACAGCGAGCTAAGGCCGCCGGCATTTACCCCTACTTCCGCGAGATCCAAAGCGATCAGGATACGGAAGTCGTCATCGACGGAAAAAAGGTGCTGATGTTCGGCTCGAACGCCTACTTAGGCCTCACCAACCACCCGAAAGTGAAAGAAGCCGCCATCGAAGCCATACGTAAATACGGCACGGGATGCGCCGGTTCACGCTTTCTGAACGGTACGCTGGATATTCATGTGGCCCTTGAGAAACGCCTGGCCGCCTTCGTCGGTAAAGAGGACGCCATCTCCTTCTCCACAGGTTTTCAGGTGAACGAAGGAGTGATCTCCTGCATCACAGGCCGCGAGGATTACATCATTTGGGACGAGCTTAACCATGCCTCCATCATCGAAGGCATCCGCCTTTCCTATTCCCGCAAACTGAAATACAAGCATAATGATATGGCCTCCCTCGAACGCCAGCTCCAGAAATGCGAGCCGGACAAGGTGAAGCTCATCGTTATGGACGGCGTCTTCAGCATGGAGGGCGACATCGCCAACCTGCCCGAGATCATCCGTCTGGCCAAGCAATACAACGCCAATGTGATGGTCGATGAGGCCCACGGTATCGGCGTTTTGGGCCAGTGTGGACGCGGCACATGCGACCATTTCGGCGTGACGTCCGACGTGGATCTGATCATGGGCACCTTCAGCAAATCACTCGCCTCCCTCGGCGGATTCATCGCTTCCGATCGCGACACGATCAACTACCTGCGCCATCATGCGCGTACCTATATATTCAGTGCCAGCTGTACCCCCGCCTCCGTCGCTGCTGCAAACGCCGCCCTCGACATCATGCTCACCGAGCCCGAACACATGGAGCGCCTCTGGGAGTTGACACATTACGCCCTCGACGGATTCCGTCAAATGGGCTGCGAGATCGGACACACCTCCACACCGATCATCCCCCTTTTCATCCGCGACAACGACCTCACCTTCCTCATCGTTAAGGAGCTCTTCGAAGCCGGCGTCTTCGTTAACCCCGTCGTATCGCCAGCCGTAGCGTCGCAAGACACCCTGATTCGCTTCTCCCTTATGGCCACCCACACCCGGGCGCAGTTAGACTATGCCTTGGAGGCCATTCGGAAAATATTCAAGCAGCACGCACTGATCCCCTAATCTCCCTGCCCCCCCCTTTCCGAAGAATGAATTTCGTACAGAACACAGAAAGAGGCTGTCTGGAATGTAAAGGATGCTGTGAAACGTCAGGAAGCAAACTCTCCGTCCACGACTGGCTGTGTGACATCCCCGAGGAGGAGTATGCCACGGCCTATGTGGAGGTGCAATTCAAGAATACGCGCAAGGAATACTTCCTAAACGAAGACCATATCCCACTCGAAAAAGGCGACATAGTGGCCGTCGAGGCCAGTCCGGGGCACGACATTGGCATGGTTACATTGACCGGCCGACTTGTCCTCTTTCAATTATGGAAACACAGCACCCGGCACAGCACAATCAACAAAAAGATCTATCGCATCGCCCGCCCCTACGATTTAGAGCGCTGGGAAGAAGCCAAGGCGCGAGAACATGAGACCATGATCCGCTCCCGACAGATCGCCGCCGAACTGGGGCTGGATATGAAGATCGGCGATGTGGAGTTTCAGGGCGACGGCAACAAGGCCATCTTCTACTACATCGCAGAGGGACGTGTCGATTTTCGCCAACTGATTCGTGTCTTGGCCGATAACTTTCATGTGCGTATTGAAATGAAGCAGATCGGTGTCCGACAAGAAGCCGGACGCATCGGCGGTATCGGCCCCTGCGGACGCGAACTCTGCTGCGCGTCGTGGATGTCGCACTTCACCTCCGTCTCCACCGAGGCCGCACGCCTACAGGATATTTCGATGAACCCTCAGAAGTTGGCCGGGCAGTGTGGGAAACTCAAATGCTGCATCAATTACGAGGCCGACATGTACGTCGACGCCCGCAAGGGTATGCCCTCGCGTAAGATCGTGCTGGAGACGAAGGACAACGCCTACTATTACTTCAAAACGGACCTCTTCAAGCGCGAAATCACCTACTCGACGGATAAGACGATCGCCAAAGACCTCGTGACCCTCACCGCCAGACAAGCCTTCGACGTCATTAACATGAATCAAAAAGGCATTAAGCCCGACACCCTACTGCCCGAATCGAAAGAGACGCAGACGAAGAAGTCGGACTCGCACGACATTCTGGATGACAATGTAAGCCGCTTCGATAGCACCCGTAAGAAGAGGAAGAAGAAACGCACCGCGGCTCCAGCTGACGGACGCCCAAAGGCCGCTGCGGAAGGACGGCCCAAACGCTCCCCAAAACCGTCAGCAGACGGCGCTCCACAAGCCGCCACTAAAGCGTCCGCCCCCAAGTCCCCGCGCCGTGAGCGAAAAGGCAACAACCCCCAACCGACTCCCACCGATGGTCCGTCGCCGCAGTAACCGATTGCACAGCGTGGTTCGCGCCCTCCTTCCCACGGCCCTGGTGCTGCTGCTCCTTGCTGCCTGCACCGACACGGCCCGCTACGACCACTATCAGTCCGTCGAGAAGCCCTGGACGAAGGATCACATCTACTACTTCACGTACGATATCGACGACAACACCGTGCCCTACGACCTCGCCCTCGAGATCCGTAACAACGACCTCTATCCCTACCAAAACCTCTGGCTCCTTTGCAGCGAAGAGCCCCCCGTCGGCCCCATGACGCACGACACCATTGAGTGTATGCTGGCCGACGACTATGGTGCTTGGCACGGCGCTGGAATCGCCATCCATCACCTCAGTGTCCCCCTCCGCTCGCGTTACCGCTTCCCTCACAAGGGGCAGTACACCTTAGGGATCCGTCAGGGTATGCGCGACGAACAGCTGAATGGTATCGAGGCCATCGGCCTGCGTATCGAAGCCTCGCGCTGACCCTCGTAACACGAGTTCGATGTAAGAATAAAGCCGGCAGAGAGTCTCTACGGAAGCTACGCGAGGGCCAAAACGTTTTTGGAAATGCTTTGGCCGTTACAGCGCGCTATCAAAGACATTCTCCAAGGAGAAAGACCCTCATCTTTCGTCGGATTCACGCGTTAAACGACCGAGCCCCCAACTGCTGACGGTTGGGCTTACCATCAGGCGACGGCCGTCCCTCAAGGTGTAGAGAAGGAAGTCCATAGTCGCTTTATCCTTATGGGACAATAACATATATTATATCCGGGGCCACGAACATTCTCTCTTATAGCACTTTTCAGAATGGAATTAAACCATACTTTTGTGCGACTTTTTCGAGAAATAGAAAGTGGACAATGAATTCAAACGCATGATGACGGATGAAAAGAAGCGGATAAGCCGAGCCCTAATCTCAGTTTATCACAAAGACGGACTATTAGAAGACATAATAAAGACGCTCCACAACGAAGGCGTGCAGCTCGTCTCGACAGGAGGCACACAAACCTTCATCGAATCGTTAGGCATACCGTGCGAAACGGCCGAGAGCCTGACCGGTTATCCCTCCATCTTAGGAGGGCGAGTGAAAACTTTACATCCCAAAATATTTGGCGGCATCCTGGCCCGCCGTGAATACGACACAGACCTCCGGCAGCTGTCGGAATATGATATACCGGCGATCGACTTGGTGATCGTCGACCTATATCCTTTTGAAGAGACCGTGGCCTCAGGTGCAGGCGAGGCCGATGTGATCGAAAAGATCGACATCGGTGGCATATCCCTTATTCGTGCCGCGGCAAAAAACTATCGCGACGTAACGATCGTTGCTTCACG
The sequence above is drawn from the Tannerella serpentiformis genome and encodes:
- the spt gene encoding serine palmitoyltransferase, yielding MNLLREKLAKYDAPQRAKAAGIYPYFREIQSDQDTEVVIDGKKVLMFGSNAYLGLTNHPKVKEAAIEAIRKYGTGCAGSRFLNGTLDIHVALEKRLAAFVGKEDAISFSTGFQVNEGVISCITGREDYIIWDELNHASIIEGIRLSYSRKLKYKHNDMASLERQLQKCEPDKVKLIVMDGVFSMEGDIANLPEIIRLAKQYNANVMVDEAHGIGVLGQCGRGTCDHFGVTSDVDLIMGTFSKSLASLGGFIASDRDTINYLRHHARTYIFSASCTPASVAAANAALDIMLTEPEHMERLWELTHYALDGFRQMGCEIGHTSTPIIPLFIRDNDLTFLIVKELFEAGVFVNPVVSPAVASQDTLIRFSLMATHTRAQLDYALEAIRKIFKQHALIP
- the ricT gene encoding PSP1 domain-containing protein — protein: MNFVQNTERGCLECKGCCETSGSKLSVHDWLCDIPEEEYATAYVEVQFKNTRKEYFLNEDHIPLEKGDIVAVEASPGHDIGMVTLTGRLVLFQLWKHSTRHSTINKKIYRIARPYDLERWEEAKAREHETMIRSRQIAAELGLDMKIGDVEFQGDGNKAIFYYIAEGRVDFRQLIRVLADNFHVRIEMKQIGVRQEAGRIGGIGPCGRELCCASWMSHFTSVSTEAARLQDISMNPQKLAGQCGKLKCCINYEADMYVDARKGMPSRKIVLETKDNAYYYFKTDLFKREITYSTDKTIAKDLVTLTARQAFDVINMNQKGIKPDTLLPESKETQTKKSDSHDILDDNVSRFDSTRKKRKKKRTAAPADGRPKAAAEGRPKRSPKPSADGAPQAATKASAPKSPRRERKGNNPQPTPTDGPSPQ
- the gldH gene encoding gliding motility lipoprotein GldH, translated to MVRRRSNRLHSVVRALLPTALVLLLLAACTDTARYDHYQSVEKPWTKDHIYYFTYDIDDNTVPYDLALEIRNNDLYPYQNLWLLCSEEPPVGPMTHDTIECMLADDYGAWHGAGIAIHHLSVPLRSRYRFPHKGQYTLGIRQGMRDEQLNGIEAIGLRIEASR